A stretch of DNA from Nocardioides sp. Arc9.136:
ATGAGCTCTCTCTTCGGCGTTGCGGTAGATGTCGTGCGGGAGATGGTTGGCTTCGTCAGCGGCGGGCGCTGATTACAGGACGAGGGAGACCCAGTAGTCCCAGAACCGGTGGGCGACGAGGGCCAGAAGGATGGTGTAAGCGGCGGTGAGGATGACGCCGTGGTTGGCCAGCACCACCCGCCCGGGGGCGCTGTCGCGGGCCCGGGAGCCGAGGTGTCCGCGGTCCAGGTTGGTCAGGGTGACGTACCAAAACAGCGGGACGGTGACCGCCCACACGACCATGCAGTACGGGCACAGGGCGTTGATGCGGTACAGCGACTGGAAGACCAGCCAGCCGATGAAGACGACCGCGAAGGTGACGCCGGCTTGCAGTCCGAGCCAGTACCACCGCGTCAGCCGGGCTCCGGCCAGCAGCGCGGCACCGGTGGCGGCGGCGACCGGGAACGCGGCCAGCCCGATGAGTGGGTTGGGGAATCCGAACAGCTCGGCCTGGTCGGTGCGCATGATCGAGCCGCAGTTCAGGACCGGGTTGATGCTGCACGAGGGCAGGTAGTTCTCATCGGCCAGCAGCGCGAGCTTCTCGACCGTCAGGACGAACGCGGCCAGCGCGCCGACGATGCCGCCGACCAGGAGCAGCCATGGCAAGGTCCGCGCGAACCGCGGCGGCCTGAACCCACCCGGGGCCCCAGGCGGCCAGGCGACGCCGGCCGCCTGGGCGGGTTCCCGTCCTCGTTCCTGAG
This window harbors:
- a CDS encoding vitamin K epoxide reductase family protein → MPWLLLVGGIVGALAAFVLTVEKLALLADENYLPSCSINPVLNCGSIMRTDQAELFGFPNPLIGLAAFPVAAATGAALLAGARLTRWYWLGLQAGVTFAVVFIGWLVFQSLYRINALCPYCMVVWAVTVPLFWYVTLTNLDRGHLGSRARDSAPGRVVLANHGVILTAAYTILLALVAHRFWDYWVSLVL